The genomic DNA tccactctaaaatgtgcagttttgtcacacaacacaatgtcacagatgttttgagggagcgtgcaattggcatgctgaccacAGAAATGTTCACCAGAGTTGTTGGCAGAGAATGTTaatttccctaccataagccacctccaatgttgttttagagaatttgacagtacgtcaaACCAGTCTCACAACCgctaaccatgccagcccaggacctacacatccggcttcttcacctgcgggatcttctgagaccaaccacctggacagctgatgaaactgtgggtttgcacaactgaagaatctctgcacaaactgtcaaaaaacgtctcagggaagctcatctgcgtgctcgtcatcctcaccagggttttgacctgactAGTGTTCGGCGTCGTaattgacttcagtgggcaaatgctcaccttcgatggccactgatacactggagaagtgtgctcttcacggatgaatcccggtttcaactgtactgggcagatggcgaGTAGTATGGCGTTGTGTAAGTGAgctgtttgttgatgtcaacgttgtgaacagagtgccccatggtggaggtggggttatggtatgggcaggtataagctacggacaacgaacacaattgcattttatcgatggcaatttgaatgcacagagataccgtgacgagatcttaaggcccattgtcgtgccattcatccgccgtcatcacctgatgtttcagcattataattcacagccccatgtcgcaaggatctgttcacaattcctggaagcagaaaatgtcccagttcttccatggtctgcatactaaccagacgtgtcacccattgagcacgtttgggatgctctggatcgacgtgtacgacagttcccgacagttcccgacaatatctagcaacttcgtacagccattgaagagcagtgggacaacatttcacagaccacaatcaacagcgttatcaactgtatgcaaaggagatgtgtcgcgctgcttgaggcaaatggtggtcacttcagatactgactggttttatgatccaAGCCTTTTTTTTGTAagtatctgaccaacagatgcatatctgtatttccagtcatgtgactggagctcccgagtggtgcagcggtctaaggaactgcatctcagtgctagaggtgtcactacagacaccctggttcgaatccaggctctcacgaccagccgtgattgggagtcccatagggcggtacacaattggcccagcagtgtccaggtttggcctgtgtaggccgtcattgcgaataagaatttgtcttaactgacttgccgagttaaataaaatagaaaataaatccatagatttgggccaaatgaatttatttcaattgactgatttccttatatgaactgtaactcagtaaaatctttgaaatggttgcgtttatatttatgttcagtgtagTAACATGAAAAGTGTACATTGAGGCTGCAAGCCTTCCACATTAACCCACATCCCATGCATATGTCCATTGGTCATGTACATCACACTTCCTACAGTACAACTCCTTTGAGAAGCTAAGGCTCTTTGGTTGTCAGGGGAGGGAGAAACCATAGGAGGCTTGAGTGTGTGACATCGCCTACACATAGTCTATTTCTCTTCTCAGTGGAAGTCAGTGGTTTACATAAACCCCAATACCCATTGAGCCCAGTGGCACAGTGAGCGGCTGCTATAGCTGAATGCATTAGGTGAAACACCTTCAATTCAGGAGGCTTGCCAGACGATGCATTGATTATGTAAGACCTGCATATTGAGGTAGTGCTCAGGAGCCTTGAAGCTCTTGTTTAGATTATGTTTTGGTGAATGTAAAGGAAAAGTGGGTTGACTTGGATCTAATTACCACCTGTATTTGGAACTAAGAAAGTGAACACATATGTACGTGATCATCTTTGATCAATCAAGTAAGTACATTCATAGGACAGAAATGCTTGAGCCTACTGACATTTTTAGATAATTTGCAACTCTTCTCTGAATGGAACCCTCTGATCTCATAGAATTCTGGTTTCCCGGGGAACAAGGAAACAAAGTATTTGAAGCATGCAACATTTTAGTACTTCAAGAGCTCATAACAGAACTGTACACAACGGGGAAAATTCAATGGACTTTGTTGTGAAGAAGATTGAAGGTACATTTACAGCTAAGTAATTAATCTGATAGTTGAGTGGGATCTTTTGTATGtgcaaacatttatttgtacagtGAACAATCTGAGCTCATGTTGGCTTATTTGGCCCTGAATACACATGCACCATGCTCTCAATTGCAGCAATACTCTCCCACCTctcaatatacatttttttattattttgttctctgttctgatgtagcTTTGCTTATTTAAATGTGTTACACttcaaattatattttttgcTTTTTATCATGGCCACTGAGTGTTTCAGTAATATGTCTTTACATCCTTCTCTGTCTGACTAGAGTTGGATATATCCAGGTATCACACGAAGGGACACCATAGGAAGCTTGGCTCGCCAAAGAATGATACCACAGAGGATCTTACTGATAACACTAGGACTGCAGAGAGAGGTAAATGATTATGCTGGCACTGTTATCCACAAaatatgtagcctacatatttTATCAAATTGTTATGCTAGAGGAATGAACATTATAAACATTTATCTGGAAAAGGAATGCTTGTTCTGATACTTCTGATAAAATCATCTCTTGTTAAGGAACAATATAGCACTCAATATTATTCTCATTTTAGTTCATGTTATTAAATGTTAATCACAGTGAAATGTTCAGATTCAGTTCCCTTTGTGACATCACTGTTCTGGCCTATGATGATGATGCACATGATTGCTCAAGTGTTataataatttattacatttctatagcACTTTTCATATAATTTATTAATGAACAGTTATCTACTCAAAGTAGCTGTTGAAACAGTGTAGGCAGGATGCACTAAAGGTCATGAGTGTGGACGCTCTGAGGAGGACtaagaacaaaaatacaaatattatagAGGAATCATCTGGTATGTTACTCTTTAATGGTTTCAGATTGCTGCCCTTATGACACTAGTCATGTTATAATGTGATGTCGACATATAAAAGTGTTTATCAGGGCGAGATGACAATGACATGGACATTTCTGAAGGGGAATCTGGTGATCACTCTTGGTAAAAGTACAGATAGACTCAATAGATTTATCCATTTAGATGTTGCTGCTTGATGAAGGTCATGACCTTTAGTGACCTGTACTGCGTCAAACCCATTTCCACCTCTAGCTGTGGGAGAAATTAGTGACTTTTCCACACTCATTTCTACCTCTGAAAACACTCCAACTGTTTCCATGTAGACTGACTTTTAAAATGCAATGCAGACTAGATTTTTCTTTCATTGATTCAATTTTAGACCACTAATGAAGCCTTGGAATTGTAAACTGCCTGCTGTCTGTACAGGTTGTGAGAGTCAGGTACAGGTGCAGTCAAAGGCCATAGAGACAACTCCCTCCAGACTCAACCCCAGTCTCTCAGACCTCTCTAGGCTCGGCACCACCAACCTGGGCAGCGACCAGCACCCCGCCAGTAGGCCCTCTGACCAACACCTCCACCAAGACACCATGGTCCACAGCTACTCCCTCAACCTGGACACTCAAACCCTGGCAGGGTCCAACAGTTTGACCGGCGCCGACCCTCACCCCCAGCCGCCGCAGACCATGTACTACCACCACCGCTCCGACTCCCAGAGGTCACTGTGCGGCGAGGTGGATCCTCTCTTTATACATACAGTTACGGCTGCAGAATTAGTCTGCGGGGAGAGTAAGTACAGGTGCTCAGGCTGCCTGAGGTACTACGACCACCTGGGGACCCTGCTGGGTCATATCGACCAGGGCTGGAGCGAGGGCTTCAGCTGTAGGGTGTTCTACAGGAAGCTGAAGAAAATGCAGGACCGCAGCCCCATGGTCATGATGAGTTGCCAGAGCAAGGAGGCCCAGGCCCTGGATATCGACCCTAAGCACTCTAGCTCCTCCATCATTTGCCTCGGGTCGGCCTCGCTRGCCCTGGCCCACCATCCGACCGATGTTGACGGGAGGAAGGGTCCTGGGACAAGGGACAAGAAGGCAGACATGATCCACATGTGGCTGCAGAAGACAGAAGTGACATCATTGCTTCACTGAGGCAGTTTTTAATGAGTTGATTGGagaatgtgtgtactgtattattgTTGCTGTGTTGTCTAGGTGTTTGAAACTAAGTGtgttaaataaatgaatgaatacatCAACATAATATAAGTTCCTACTTCCCTTTTGAATRTGTTTTACTCAGAGTTTAGGATATCTGAAAtgatcttaaaggcccagtgcagtcaaatttgatttccctgtgttttatatMTATTTCCACActgaagttggaataatactgtgaaattgtgaatattatgataatgcccttttagtgtaagagctgtttgaaaagactgcctgaaaatCAATTAGTTAGTAAATCAATAAGAAAGACAGTTCWTAACTTCTCTaccaataaaatcaatttttcagttttcccccatgcccactcagaccactcccagacaatcctagcaaaattcttgcttaagAATTTGCCCTTTTGCTAAGAagctttttttttaatatattttttaccattttaatgtaaaacaaccacagcacttaattgttacccagaaatWatttgatattgagattaaacaacctgcattggacctttaatataATACTGTGAAAACTCTATTTTGTMATTTAGAGATGAAAATAGGATTTCATTCACAAAGGTTCAAGTCTCCTTGCATTCATGTCTTCCATGTAGAAAGCACTGCTTGTAGTTTATGCCATCATCCACTGGTATTTCATCTGAGAAGCATTTCcatggtgatggagagaggggaaccatcAGAACACAAAGTCTGGAGTCTATGACTCTTTTCACCCCAAAGTCAATGGACATGGCAGAGCCAATGCAGATGACACATAATGACAAGCCTGTGTAGGAGAtttacatttattcaaatgtgttgGCTAAAAATAGGGAGACGCTCAAATGTGATTACTCCATTAACAttacatgcagtgccttaggatTGAATTCACACCTCTGAGAAATGTGAGCATGCAAGACAAgaatataaaacagaaaaaaaatatagaaataagtCCAGTAATCCATTTCCATGTGGTAAACATTCAATGTGAAATTATGTTttaagaaaaaacatgtttttatcacAAAATGCTCTAGTTTGTGAATTTTGCAGCCTCCTCCGACACACCAAAATGGACAAAACTCTTCTGTAGTTTTCATCTAGCGAGGTTAGAGCACTTTTCCTGTTCCTTCTCTATATTAGATGTCTCCAGTTCCGTTCACTAATAGCTTAGATGTTCTCCAGTTCCTTCATAATGCTAATGTTCTCCAGTTCTCTATATTAGATGTTCTCCAGTTCCTTCTAATGCTAGATGTCTCCAGTTCCTTCACATCTAATGTTCTCCAGTTCCTTCAATGCTAGATGTTCTCCAGTCCTTCATAATGTAGAGTTCTCCTTTCCTTCATAATGCTAGATGTTCTCCAGTTCCTTCATAATGCTAGATGGTTCTCCAGTGCCTTCATAATGCTAGAGGTCTCCAGTTCCTTCTAATGCTAGAGTTCTCCAGTTCCTTCGTAATGCTAGATGTTCTCCAGTTCCTCGTAATGCTAGATTCTTCCAGTTTCCTTCGTAATGCTAGAGTTTCTCCAAGTTCCTTCATATGCTAGAGTTTCCAGTTCTTCATAATGCTAATGTTCTTCCAGTTCCTTCATAATGCTAGATTCTCCAGTTCCTTCATAATGATAGATGTTCTCCGTTCCTTCATAATGGAATGTTCTCCATTCCTTCTAATTAGATGTTCTCCTGTTCCTTCATAATGCTAGATGTTCTCCGGTTCCTTCGTAATGCTAGATGTTCCTCCGTTCCTTCTAATGCTAGATTTTCTCGGTCCTTGCTATGCTAGAGTTCTCCGTTCCTTCAATGCTAGATGTTCTCCTGTTCCTTCTAATGCTAGATGTTCTCCTTTCCTTCACAATGCTAGATGTCTCTCATTCCTTCACAATGCTAATGTTCTCCAGTTCCTCATAAAAGCGAGCATGTTCTCCAGTTCCTTCAAATGCTAGAATGTTCTCCAGTTCCTCACAATGCTAGATGTTCTCCAGTTCCTTCATAATGCTAGATGTTCTCCTCCTTCATAATGTAGATTCTCCAGTTCCTTCTTAATGCTAGAGGTTCTCCAGTTCCTTCACAATGCTAGATGTCTCAGTTCCTTCACAATCTAGATTCTCCATTCCTTCACAATGCTAGATGTTCTCCTGTTCCTTCATAATGCTAGATGTTCTCCAGTTCCTTCATAATGCTAGAGGTTCTCCAGTTCCTTCACAATGCTAGATGTTCTCCAGTTCCTTCATAATAGCTAGATGTTCTCCAGTTCCTTCGTAATGCTAGAGTGTTCTCCAGTTCCTTCATAATGCTAAGATCTCCATTCTCATTCTAATGTCTCATTCCTTCATAATGCTAGATGTTCTCCAGTTCCTTCATAATGATTCTCAGTGCCTCATAATGCTAATGTTCTCCAGTTCCTTCGTAATGCTAGAGTTCTCCCGTTCTCGTAATGCTAATGTCTCCGTTCCTTCGTAATCAGATGTTCTCCGTTTCCTTCGTAATGCTAGATGTTCTCCTTCCTTCATGCTAATGTTTCTCCTTCGTAATGCTAGATGTTCTCCAGTTCCTTCCAAAGCTAGATGTTCTCCAGTTCCTTCACAATGCTAGATGTTCTCCAGTTCCTTCATAATGCTAGATGTTCTCCAGTTCCTTCACAATGCTAGATGTTCTCCAGTTCCTTAAATGACAGATGTTCTCCATTCCTTCACAATGCTAAATGTTCTCCGTTCCTTCATTAATGCTAGATTTCTCCAGTTCCTTCATAATGCTAGATTTCTCCAGTTCCTTCATAATGCTAGAGTTCTCCAGTTCTTCACAATCTAGAGCTCCAGTTCCTTCATCAATGCTAGAGGTTCTCCAGTTCCTTTATAATGCTAGAGTCTTCCAGTTCCTTCACTAATGCTAGAGGTTTCCCGTCCTCTTATAATGCTAGAGTTGCTCCAGTTCCTTCATAATGCTAGATGTTCTCCAGTTCCTTCATAATGCTAGATGTTCTCCAGTTCCTCCATAATGCTAGATGTTCTCCAGTTCCTTCATAATGCTAGATGTTTTCCAGTTCCTTCGTAATGTTAGATGTTCTCAATGGGCTGCTTTCTTCAGTTTAGTCTACTTCTCAAATGCTATACTGAATAGAAATCTGAAAAGTGTAAAGGCCAGTCAGGAGCATTGATATGTGTTCACCTCGCAATGTATTCATAGATCAGGGTTCTTCATATGTACATTCCCCTCATTTATTGTTCTCTCTCCCAGCCTCAATGAGATGGCCACCCTCC from Salvelinus sp. IW2-2015 linkage group LG31, ASM291031v2, whole genome shotgun sequence includes the following:
- the LOC111956182 gene encoding uncharacterized protein codes for the protein MVHSYSLNLDTQTLAGSNSLTGADPHPQPPQTMYYHHRSDSQRSLCGEVDPLFIHTVTAAELVCGESKYRCSGCLRYYDHLGTLLGHIDQGWSEGFSCRVFYRKLKKMQDRSPMVMMSCQSKEAQALDIDPKHSSSSIICLGSASLALAHHPTDVDGRKGPGTRDKKADMIHMWLQKTEVTSLLH